In a genomic window of Shouchella clausii:
- a CDS encoding arabinosylfuranosidase ArfA, whose product MNQLKKGKMSIDPLFQIGKVDERIYGSFIEHLGRAVYGGIYEPGHQDAGEDGFRQDVIDLVKELNVPIVRYPGGNMVSGYNWEDGVGPIEKRPKKLELAWRVLEPNKVGTNEFAEWAKRANTEVMMAVNLGTRGADAARNLVEYCNHPGGSYYSDLRISHGVKQPHRIKTWCLGNEMDGPWQIGHKTADEYGRLAVETAKAMKLVDPTIELVACGSSNIDMPTFPEWEATTLDYTYDEVDYISLHQYYGNASGDSASYLAKTLEMDRFIATVIATCDYIKAKKRSKKTMYLSFDEWNVWYHSREADKAIEPWTVAPPQLEDVYNFEDALLVGSMLMSFLRRADRVKIACMAQLVNVIAPIMTETGGPSWRQTIFYPFMHVSLYGRGTSLQPVVQTPSYDTSKYTDVPQLDSAVVHNEEEKTLTIFALNRHLHDGLDLEIDVRGFEHYQIVAHTVLEHNDLKAVNTKEYQPVKPHDQGQSTLQDGKLEARLPRASWHVIRLKHQ is encoded by the coding sequence ATGAATCAATTGAAAAAAGGGAAGATGTCGATTGACCCGCTATTTCAGATTGGCAAAGTCGATGAACGAATTTACGGTTCTTTTATTGAGCATTTAGGCAGAGCTGTTTATGGCGGTATTTATGAACCTGGGCATCAGGATGCTGGAGAAGATGGGTTCCGCCAAGATGTCATTGACCTTGTAAAAGAGCTAAATGTCCCAATTGTCCGTTATCCTGGAGGAAACATGGTTTCTGGATACAATTGGGAGGATGGGGTTGGGCCAATTGAAAAGAGGCCGAAAAAGCTAGAATTGGCTTGGCGTGTGCTTGAACCAAACAAAGTTGGTACAAACGAATTTGCTGAGTGGGCGAAACGCGCCAACACAGAAGTCATGATGGCTGTCAATTTAGGCACAAGAGGGGCAGACGCTGCTAGAAATCTAGTAGAATACTGTAATCATCCGGGCGGTAGTTATTATAGCGATTTGCGAATAAGCCATGGTGTGAAACAGCCCCACCGCATTAAAACATGGTGCTTAGGCAATGAAATGGATGGCCCTTGGCAAATTGGTCATAAGACTGCTGATGAATACGGCAGGCTTGCTGTAGAGACAGCAAAAGCAATGAAGCTGGTAGATCCAACGATTGAACTGGTGGCGTGCGGTAGTTCAAACATCGATATGCCGACATTTCCCGAGTGGGAAGCGACAACGCTAGATTATACGTATGATGAAGTCGATTATATTTCATTGCACCAATATTATGGCAATGCCTCAGGCGACTCAGCTAGCTACTTAGCCAAGACGTTGGAAATGGACCGTTTTATCGCTACAGTGATTGCCACTTGTGATTATATAAAGGCAAAAAAACGCAGCAAGAAAACGATGTATTTAAGTTTTGATGAATGGAATGTCTGGTACCATTCCCGGGAAGCAGACAAAGCGATTGAGCCTTGGACGGTAGCGCCGCCACAGCTCGAGGACGTCTACAATTTTGAAGACGCGCTGTTAGTCGGGTCGATGCTAATGAGTTTCTTGCGGCGAGCTGACCGCGTCAAAATCGCCTGTATGGCGCAACTTGTAAACGTCATTGCTCCAATCATGACAGAGACAGGCGGGCCGTCTTGGCGGCAAACGATTTTTTACCCATTTATGCATGTCTCTCTTTATGGAAGAGGCACTTCGCTTCAGCCAGTTGTACAGACGCCATCCTATGATACAAGTAAATATACAGACGTGCCGCAGCTTGATAGCGCTGTCGTCCATAATGAAGAAGAGAAGACGTTGACCATTTTTGCGCTAAACCGCCATTTGCATGATGGCCTCGATCTTGAAATCGACGTGCGCGGTTTTGAACATTATCAGATCGTTGCTCATACCGTTCTTGAGCACAATGATTTAAAAGCAGTTAACACAAAAGAATATCAGCCTGTTAAACCACACGATCAAGGGCAGTCGACATTGCAGGATGGCAAACTAGAAGCCCGTTTGCCTCGAGCATCATGGCATGTGATTCGCTTGAAACACCAGTAA
- a CDS encoding helix-turn-helix domain-containing protein, whose translation MSVFDPKLQKEPYYPVVKFYYYKEWRQFEMKFHSHEAAECMHVLSGSCKVETDEGSYQLKKGQIIFLDAGTRHRLIVSERCRMFNVEFSFEQGRTAFPPFYKLCKENQALRNMVNKQASQLLLHDTDDTYQCLRRLILEVDKKSIQTDFMVQLLLSEYLIRIAELAEAKVAEPDQQAYVKRALAYIHQNYDREVSVADIASSVHLHPGYLQRVFKAFTGKSIHEFLISYRINKAKAMLKQTDISITDIPHYIGMNSQQYFSTTFKKHVKCTPSEYRKRHQYNDNLRRKSEDIIQPTEA comes from the coding sequence ATGAGTGTATTTGACCCTAAGTTGCAAAAGGAGCCTTATTACCCTGTCGTAAAGTTTTATTATTACAAAGAATGGCGCCAGTTTGAAATGAAATTCCATTCACATGAAGCAGCTGAGTGCATGCATGTTCTTTCAGGCAGCTGCAAAGTCGAAACAGATGAAGGGAGCTACCAGTTAAAAAAAGGACAAATTATTTTCTTAGATGCCGGTACACGGCACCGCTTAATCGTAAGCGAACGTTGCCGGATGTTTAATGTTGAGTTTTCCTTTGAGCAAGGCCGCACTGCATTTCCGCCTTTTTATAAACTATGCAAAGAGAACCAAGCATTAAGGAACATGGTTAACAAGCAGGCATCGCAATTGCTTTTGCACGACACCGACGATACGTACCAATGTTTACGAAGATTAATTTTAGAAGTGGACAAAAAAAGCATACAAACCGATTTTATGGTTCAGCTGCTTTTAAGCGAATATTTAATTCGGATAGCAGAATTGGCAGAAGCGAAAGTGGCAGAACCGGACCAGCAAGCTTATGTGAAACGGGCCCTCGCTTACATCCACCAAAATTATGACCGTGAAGTGAGCGTTGCTGATATTGCCAGTTCCGTCCATTTGCATCCTGGGTATTTGCAACGTGTATTTAAAGCGTTCACTGGCAAGTCGATTCATGAATTCCTCATTTCTTATCGAATCAATAAGGCGAAAGCGATGCTAAAGCAGACGGATATTAGCATTACGGACATTCCCCATTATATCGGCATGAACTCCCAGCAATACTTCAGCACGACTTTTAAAAAACATGTAAAGTGCACACCAAGCGAGTACCGTAAAAGGCATCAATATAATGACAATTTAAGAAGAAAAAGTGAGGATATTATACAACCGACAGAAGCATAA
- a CDS encoding HAD-IIA family hydrolase, which yields MLADTEAVLLDLDGTVFQGDRLIRGAKETIASLQEAGKRIAYLSNRGNVSRKEGLEKLERHGIMAAPESLILSSTVTASFLKQHYPKAAVWPLGNRGLAQELLYTGVKIAQAPEEADFVVVTLHDKITYEELNAAFKASSAGARMIATNADKTYPDEAGQAIDVAGFIGAIEAATGRKTELVIGKPSCFMAEAALIYVEAPAEKCLIVGDSLESDIGLGRMQGMKTALVLTGNTRKEAVELLPPKRQPDYVLNSIDDLRGYL from the coding sequence ATGCTAGCAGACACGGAAGCAGTGCTCCTTGATTTAGATGGAACCGTTTTTCAGGGCGACCGCCTAATCCGAGGCGCTAAAGAGACGATTGCTTCCTTGCAAGAAGCTGGCAAGCGAATTGCCTATTTAAGCAACCGCGGCAATGTATCTAGGAAGGAAGGTCTTGAGAAACTAGAGCGCCATGGGATTATGGCGGCCCCTGAATCATTGATCCTGTCTTCAACTGTAACTGCCTCCTTTTTAAAGCAACATTATCCGAAAGCTGCCGTCTGGCCACTTGGGAATCGTGGGCTTGCCCAAGAGTTGCTGTATACCGGTGTTAAAATCGCACAGGCGCCAGAGGAGGCTGACTTTGTCGTTGTGACGCTTCACGATAAGATTACGTACGAAGAGTTGAATGCTGCTTTTAAAGCAAGTTCCGCGGGCGCCCGAATGATCGCCACCAATGCCGACAAAACCTATCCAGACGAAGCAGGCCAAGCTATTGACGTTGCCGGATTTATCGGCGCCATTGAAGCGGCGACAGGGCGCAAAACCGAGCTTGTCATTGGCAAGCCCTCTTGCTTTATGGCTGAAGCAGCCCTAATTTATGTGGAGGCGCCAGCAGAAAAATGCTTGATCGTCGGCGACAGCCTTGAATCGGATATCGGGCTTGGGCGAATGCAAGGAATGAAAACCGCCCTTGTACTAACAGGTAATACCCGGAAAGAAGCAGTGGAGCTGCTTCCACCAAAGCGACAGCCCGATTACGTTTTAAATAGCATTGATGACTTAAGGGGGTACTTATGA
- a CDS encoding carbohydrate ABC transporter permease: protein MKKRTKTADAIYYTFVVLFGFVMLYPILWMVASSLKPQTEIFGNAASLWPGEFMWENYAKGWEGFGRTGFDVYFSNSLFITTLSVIGAILSSSIVAYGFARLQFRFKKILFACLLGTVMLPVQITLIPQYIMFHNIGWVNTFYPLIVPAFLGGTPFFIFLLIQFIRGIPRELDEAAIIDGCSTFGIFWRIILPLIKPALVTVAIFAFMWAWDDFLAPLIYLNSADIQTVSLGLRNFMDAEGGTSWGPLLAMSTLSLLPQFIIFLFFQKHLVEGIATTGLK, encoded by the coding sequence ATGAAGAAGCGGACCAAAACGGCGGATGCGATTTATTATACGTTTGTCGTTTTATTCGGTTTTGTCATGCTGTATCCAATCTTATGGATGGTGGCCAGTTCTTTAAAACCGCAAACGGAGATCTTCGGCAACGCCGCTTCGTTATGGCCTGGCGAATTTATGTGGGAAAACTATGCAAAAGGCTGGGAAGGGTTTGGGCGGACTGGATTTGACGTCTATTTCTCTAACTCTCTTTTCATTACGACTTTGTCTGTCATAGGAGCGATTCTGTCTTCGAGCATTGTCGCCTACGGCTTTGCACGCCTGCAGTTTCGCTTTAAAAAAATCTTATTTGCCTGCTTGCTCGGCACAGTGATGTTGCCTGTGCAAATTACCTTAATACCCCAATACATCATGTTCCATAACATCGGCTGGGTCAATACGTTTTACCCGCTAATCGTTCCCGCTTTTTTAGGGGGCACGCCTTTTTTCATTTTCCTGCTCATCCAATTTATTCGCGGCATTCCACGGGAACTAGATGAGGCGGCTATCATTGACGGATGCTCGACGTTTGGGATTTTTTGGCGGATCATTCTGCCTTTAATTAAACCTGCGCTTGTGACTGTCGCCATTTTTGCCTTTATGTGGGCGTGGGATGATTTTCTCGCTCCGTTAATTTATTTAAACAGTGCCGACATCCAAACCGTCTCGCTAGGGCTAAGGAATTTTATGGATGCAGAAGGGGGCACGTCGTGGGGGCCGCTTTTGGCGATGTCGACTTTATCGCTATTGCCTCAGTTTATCATCTTCCTGTTTTTCCAAAAACATTTGGTTGAGGGCATTGCGACAACGGGGCTTAAATAA
- a CDS encoding carbohydrate ABC transporter permease, with protein sequence MSQTRLENKRDPFRPVKVAVAFISALLFLFPIIWMFFVSLKPEGTAASSPLDWFAPPYTIGNYVDIILGSDVFLWIWNSFIVGFLTTVLTLLLTSMAAFAFSKMRFRYRKALYLFFLAGLMVPGEAMIIPLYEIIGSMGLLDTYAGLILPGIAAPLGVIILKSFFDGVPNELIESAKLDGCNDFRLYWNVVLPLGKSAVAAVGILTFIGSWNNFLWPFLAIISESLYTLPVGIPMFNSNYSETYILPMTVNAIASIPVIIAFLVFEKQIVKGVSFSGIKG encoded by the coding sequence ATGAGTCAAACGAGGCTTGAAAATAAACGCGATCCATTTCGTCCTGTAAAAGTGGCTGTTGCTTTTATATCGGCGCTGTTGTTTTTGTTCCCGATTATTTGGATGTTCTTTGTTTCCCTAAAACCAGAAGGGACGGCCGCTTCATCGCCGTTAGACTGGTTTGCGCCTCCGTACACAATTGGCAACTATGTCGACATTATCCTCGGCAGCGATGTGTTTTTATGGATTTGGAACAGTTTTATTGTTGGGTTCCTGACAACGGTACTTACGCTCCTGCTAACGTCAATGGCGGCATTTGCCTTCTCGAAAATGCGTTTTCGTTACCGCAAAGCGCTTTATTTGTTCTTTTTAGCCGGTTTGATGGTGCCAGGTGAAGCGATGATTATCCCGCTCTATGAAATAATTGGCTCAATGGGGCTGCTTGACACGTATGCAGGGCTTATCTTGCCTGGGATTGCTGCCCCTTTAGGCGTCATCATATTAAAAAGCTTTTTTGACGGCGTGCCGAATGAATTAATTGAAAGCGCAAAACTTGATGGCTGTAATGATTTCCGTTTGTATTGGAACGTTGTTCTGCCTCTTGGCAAATCAGCGGTTGCCGCTGTCGGCATATTGACGTTTATAGGCTCATGGAACAATTTCCTATGGCCATTTCTAGCGATTATTTCTGAATCGCTCTATACATTGCCTGTTGGCATTCCGATGTTTAACTCTAACTATTCAGAGACGTACATTTTGCCGATGACTGTCAACGCGATTGCCTCAATCCCTGTCATTATTGCTTTTCTCGTGTTTGAGAAACAAATCGTCAAAGGCGTCAGCTTTTCAGGCATTAAGGGATAA
- a CDS encoding extracellular solute-binding protein: protein MKHVFGKFAVLASAALLLGACAQTTGTTGDGRMKLDYWVFFSGGDLSYMEAIVDDYNNSQDEVYIDMILQDWDDYYTKVVTSVAADRGPDIAVSHAATLPQLMNQGLLEPVEPIMAESEFDFGLFPDNIREAVEVEGAAYAVPIDTHPFILYINNDLAEEAGLLDEDGSLKLDESPQGFKAFFQQAKEALPDKTPLSISTGGVDVYRWWWTVYFQMGGTPIFSDDLREPEITLDREIAIEAATYIHSFFGDVIPMHIGDFYETFQAGNAVGLMTGVWATGIWEGSDMNFTAVPLPQSFEVEAAQGDSHTLIIPIKEEQTAERQQAIAEFIAYVSDRGADWAKAGHIPARTDVVASPEFQQQPFRSEYAEVASKVVFTDKTIYQNPAETDMVRALDEIMSNRLSPEEGIDQMLDALRVTTRQ from the coding sequence ATGAAGCATGTTTTTGGCAAGTTCGCTGTCTTAGCAAGCGCGGCACTCCTTCTTGGCGCCTGTGCCCAGACAACAGGGACAACTGGTGATGGCAGGATGAAGCTCGATTATTGGGTGTTTTTTTCAGGTGGCGATTTGTCGTATATGGAAGCGATCGTCGATGACTATAACAATAGTCAAGATGAAGTGTACATTGATATGATTCTGCAAGATTGGGATGACTATTATACAAAAGTGGTCACAAGCGTAGCAGCCGATAGAGGGCCAGATATTGCTGTCTCTCATGCGGCAACGCTTCCTCAACTTATGAATCAAGGGTTGTTAGAACCTGTTGAACCGATTATGGCGGAGTCCGAATTTGATTTTGGGTTATTTCCAGACAACATCCGTGAAGCGGTTGAAGTGGAAGGCGCTGCTTATGCAGTGCCAATCGACACACACCCGTTCATCCTATACATTAACAACGACTTAGCGGAAGAAGCTGGGCTGTTGGATGAAGACGGCAGCCTTAAACTAGATGAGTCACCACAAGGCTTTAAAGCCTTTTTTCAACAAGCAAAAGAAGCGCTTCCTGATAAAACGCCGCTTTCCATTTCAACCGGAGGGGTCGATGTGTACCGCTGGTGGTGGACGGTTTATTTTCAAATGGGCGGCACGCCGATTTTCTCCGATGACTTGCGGGAACCAGAAATTACGCTTGATCGGGAAATTGCGATCGAAGCAGCTACCTATATTCACAGCTTCTTCGGGGATGTGATCCCGATGCACATTGGCGATTTTTATGAAACGTTCCAGGCTGGAAATGCTGTCGGTTTGATGACAGGCGTGTGGGCGACTGGAATTTGGGAAGGGAGCGACATGAACTTTACCGCCGTCCCTTTGCCTCAATCTTTTGAAGTCGAAGCAGCACAAGGAGACTCCCATACGTTGATCATCCCGATCAAAGAGGAGCAAACAGCAGAGAGGCAACAAGCAATTGCTGAATTCATTGCCTATGTTAGCGATCGCGGCGCCGATTGGGCGAAAGCAGGCCATATCCCAGCTAGAACGGACGTTGTCGCTTCGCCTGAGTTCCAACAACAGCCTTTTCGCTCTGAATATGCTGAAGTCGCATCAAAAGTCGTTTTTACCGATAAGACAATTTACCAAAACCCTGCTGAGACGGATATGGTGCGGGCGCTTGATGAAATTATGAGCAATCGCCTGAGCCCCGAAGAAGGCATTGATCAGATGCTCGATGCATTACGTGTCACCACGCGCCAATAA
- a CDS encoding ArsR/SmtB family transcription factor has protein sequence MELDLDLTEQSLPVYEALASRIRLNVLRLLAERSMNIKELAESQQVSSAIMTKHVQKLEKARLIDTTHVRGKAGVQKMCSLRVTHAQIAFPNKENGSIRTFHESHVSVGHFTDFYVEPTCGLATPETIVGEFDEPRYFLDPMRVNAKILWFYKGFVEYKLSNFIHGGETPKELEISMELSSEAPFTNDNWPSDVSFTFNGVSLGYWRSPGDFGDQKGKYTPAWWPRGINQYGLLKVIRITETGTFIDGKQLSDVKLADVSIREKVWTFRVAVGEEGIHIGGVTLFGSSFGNYDQDIVFRLYYE, from the coding sequence ATGGAATTAGATTTAGACTTAACAGAACAGTCTTTGCCGGTTTATGAAGCATTAGCAAGCCGGATTCGTTTAAATGTCCTACGGTTGTTGGCAGAGCGGTCTATGAACATTAAGGAACTGGCCGAGTCGCAGCAAGTGAGCAGCGCGATTATGACAAAACATGTGCAGAAATTAGAAAAGGCCAGGCTCATCGACACGACGCATGTAAGGGGCAAGGCAGGCGTGCAAAAAATGTGTTCCCTCCGAGTAACACACGCCCAGATCGCTTTTCCTAATAAGGAAAATGGCTCGATTCGCACTTTTCATGAGAGCCATGTGTCTGTTGGCCATTTCACTGACTTTTATGTAGAACCTACATGTGGCTTGGCCACGCCAGAAACGATTGTTGGCGAATTTGATGAGCCTCGTTATTTTCTTGACCCAATGCGTGTGAACGCGAAAATTCTTTGGTTTTATAAAGGGTTTGTTGAGTACAAACTTTCCAATTTTATTCATGGGGGCGAAACGCCAAAGGAATTGGAAATTTCAATGGAATTATCGTCGGAAGCCCCTTTTACAAACGACAATTGGCCATCTGATGTTTCGTTTACGTTTAATGGAGTAAGCCTTGGCTATTGGCGCAGTCCCGGTGATTTTGGCGATCAAAAAGGAAAGTACACACCTGCTTGGTGGCCACGGGGCATTAACCAATATGGCCTTCTGAAAGTCATTCGGATTACAGAGACAGGTACGTTTATTGACGGCAAGCAGCTATCAGACGTTAAACTGGCTGATGTTTCAATAAGGGAAAAAGTATGGACATTCCGGGTAGCTGTAGGCGAAGAAGGCATCCATATTGGCGGCGTAACACTGTTTGGCTCTTCGTTTGGCAATTACGACCAGGATATTGTTTTTCGCTTGTATTACGAATGA
- a CDS encoding carbohydrate ABC transporter permease, whose amino-acid sequence MKKLTWRDDLRPVPFLIAFFVAYVLFTVYPIFKGMQMSLFNWTLIEQQDFVGLAHYANLLKDPNFWEAFGNTTLFVVLSTPTMVILALVLALMANLNTKLKTFFRGSFFLPSILSVSVISFVAIFMLQPYTGVVNNILQAFGLDKEPFWLATPSLAWVSIIAVTLWWTVGFNMILYLTALQGIPDELYEAAEVDGATRQQMFWRITLPQLLPISRLIFLLQILASFKVFAQILLITDGGPGTSTRPIILYIYEMGFERYDLGYAAAMSYLLFMVLLVLSVIQLRLGGKEGRLL is encoded by the coding sequence GTGAAAAAGTTGACATGGCGAGACGACTTGCGCCCTGTTCCATTTTTAATTGCTTTTTTTGTAGCATACGTACTGTTTACGGTTTACCCCATTTTTAAAGGAATGCAAATGAGCCTTTTTAACTGGACACTAATTGAACAGCAAGATTTTGTCGGGCTTGCCCATTACGCTAATCTACTAAAGGATCCTAATTTTTGGGAAGCATTTGGCAACACCACATTGTTTGTTGTCTTGTCTACGCCGACAATGGTTATTCTGGCATTGGTGCTTGCGCTAATGGCCAACTTAAATACGAAGCTCAAAACGTTTTTTAGGGGATCTTTCTTTCTCCCTAGCATTTTAAGCGTATCGGTCATTTCGTTTGTCGCCATTTTTATGCTGCAACCTTATACAGGGGTCGTCAACAACATTTTGCAAGCGTTTGGGCTAGATAAAGAGCCATTTTGGTTGGCGACGCCATCGCTTGCCTGGGTCAGCATTATTGCTGTGACTCTTTGGTGGACAGTCGGCTTTAATATGATTCTCTACTTGACGGCGTTGCAAGGTATCCCCGATGAGCTCTATGAAGCAGCTGAAGTCGACGGAGCAACAAGGCAACAAATGTTTTGGCGTATCACATTGCCGCAACTATTGCCGATTTCAAGGTTGATTTTTCTCTTGCAAATCCTCGCTTCATTCAAAGTGTTTGCGCAAATTTTGTTAATTACTGATGGCGGTCCAGGGACGTCAACACGGCCGATCATTTTGTACATTTACGAAATGGGCTTTGAACGCTATGATCTTGGCTATGCAGCGGCTATGTCGTATTTGCTGTTTATGGTTCTCCTCGTCTTATCGGTCATTCAACTTCGTTTAGGCGGTAAGGAGGGACGGCTTCTATGA
- a CDS encoding YesL family protein gives MDEKGLRGYALRLCDWLVRLAALNCLWLVFSLLGGVIVGFFPAMYAMFAVMKRWCLKEGNVPLVRTFFQEWKSAFWRANIVGFTVALVGAILVVDYLIVFSLDFPGATAAAALLMLCLLVYGLGVLFVGPALVVFDGALIPFLKNVALLAIASVRYAAFMAVFLCLAALLFVLVPPAGFCFAGSLFAWVTTHFSLKAFQRAKLLSHPAR, from the coding sequence ATGGATGAGAAAGGCCTTCGCGGCTATGCACTCCGTCTTTGTGATTGGTTGGTGCGCTTAGCGGCATTAAACTGCTTATGGCTTGTGTTCTCCTTGTTAGGAGGAGTGATTGTCGGTTTTTTTCCCGCAATGTACGCAATGTTTGCGGTTATGAAAAGATGGTGTTTAAAAGAGGGCAATGTTCCGCTAGTGAGGACTTTTTTTCAAGAATGGAAAAGCGCGTTTTGGCGGGCGAACATTGTTGGTTTTACTGTTGCCCTTGTAGGCGCCATACTGGTGGTTGACTATTTAATTGTTTTCAGTCTCGATTTTCCAGGAGCGACAGCGGCTGCAGCTTTGTTGATGCTCTGTTTGCTCGTATATGGGTTAGGCGTCTTGTTTGTTGGCCCGGCATTAGTCGTATTTGACGGGGCGCTCATCCCGTTTTTAAAAAATGTTGCCCTCTTAGCAATTGCTTCGGTACGGTATGCAGCGTTCATGGCGGTCTTCCTCTGTCTAGCTGCTTTGTTGTTCGTGTTGGTGCCTCCTGCTGGATTTTGCTTTGCCGGAAGCTTATTCGCTTGGGTTACAACCCATTTTAGCCTAAAAGCATTCCAGCGGGCGAAGCTGTTGTCTCATCCAGCTCGATAA
- a CDS encoding sn-glycerol-1-phosphate dehydrogenase, giving the protein MNISALKARIRASKDDLYPLPLEQIVVAEGALHEAAAFIAKQAESGVVLVADSHTYKAAGSDLHDHLCQKGVKADWHLLEPNSNGDIIADEASLISVMLKVEQSTKLLVAVGAGTIHDIVRFVSGKTNKPFVSIPTAPSVDGFTSLGAPIVVQGSKKTYQLVAPIALFADTVVLQHAPPALIAAGFGDMVGKYTSLFDWKIGSLLKSEAYSDLVADLTEEALSACVDKVADIGKRTSAGVQVLMESLLTSGLAMALFGYSHPASGAEHHLSHYWEMEALRLGKKQLLHGAKVGLSTQIINRFYKNTVLPDVHRFLGDDEAKQVIALVEALPDPDDVKALLEQAGWNEALVPIAPELVEESLQHAYLLRDRYTLLRLYREGTTMKKEGETHVGRS; this is encoded by the coding sequence ATGAATATCTCAGCGTTAAAAGCACGGATTCGCGCCTCAAAAGATGACTTGTATCCTTTGCCACTCGAGCAAATTGTCGTGGCAGAAGGGGCTTTGCACGAAGCGGCTGCTTTCATAGCCAAGCAAGCCGAATCAGGCGTTGTCCTTGTTGCTGATTCCCATACTTACAAAGCTGCAGGAAGCGATTTGCATGACCACTTATGCCAAAAAGGCGTTAAAGCAGACTGGCATCTATTGGAGCCGAACAGCAATGGCGATATCATCGCCGACGAAGCGTCCCTTATTAGCGTCATGCTAAAAGTAGAGCAATCGACGAAGTTGCTTGTCGCTGTCGGCGCGGGAACGATTCATGACATCGTCCGCTTTGTAAGTGGCAAAACGAACAAACCGTTTGTGTCGATACCGACTGCCCCATCTGTGGATGGCTTCACTTCTCTCGGTGCGCCGATTGTCGTACAAGGCTCGAAAAAAACATATCAACTTGTCGCGCCAATTGCTTTATTTGCCGACACGGTTGTTTTGCAACACGCACCTCCTGCTTTGATTGCTGCTGGATTTGGCGATATGGTCGGCAAGTATACGTCATTATTCGATTGGAAAATTGGCTCTCTTCTAAAAAGTGAGGCCTATTCCGACTTGGTAGCTGATTTAACAGAGGAGGCTCTTTCTGCTTGTGTCGATAAAGTCGCAGACATTGGCAAGAGGACGTCTGCGGGCGTGCAGGTACTGATGGAAAGCCTGCTTACATCCGGTTTAGCAATGGCCTTGTTTGGTTATTCCCATCCTGCTTCAGGTGCCGAGCACCATCTTTCCCATTACTGGGAAATGGAAGCGCTTAGACTAGGGAAAAAGCAGTTGCTGCACGGCGCAAAAGTTGGCTTATCGACGCAAATCATCAACCGCTTTTATAAGAACACTGTGCTTCCAGACGTACATCGGTTTTTGGGCGACGACGAAGCGAAGCAAGTGATTGCTCTTGTTGAAGCATTGCCAGACCCTGACGATGTAAAAGCGCTGCTTGAGCAGGCAGGGTGGAACGAAGCTCTCGTACCGATTGCTCCAGAACTTGTTGAGGAAAGCTTACAGCACGCCTATTTGCTGAGAGACCGTTATACGCTTTTGCGTCTTTATCGTGAAGGCACAACAATGAAAAAAGAAGGTGAAACTCATGTTGGACGTTCTTAA